In the Sarcophilus harrisii chromosome 1, mSarHar1.11, whole genome shotgun sequence genome, one interval contains:
- the PLA2G1B gene encoding phospholipase A2 → MHLLLLLAVLLPVSTTIEGGKSRAVWQFRNMIKCVIPESDPLKDYNNYGCYCGLGGSGTPVDELDQCCQIHDRCYEAAKKLDSCKFLLDNPYTKIYSYSCSGNDITCSSKNNECKAFICNCDRNAAICFSKAPYNSENKDLDTKKHC, encoded by the exons TGAGCACTACTATCGAAGGTGGCAAGTCCCGGGCAGTATGGCAATTCCGAAATATGATCAAGTGCGTCATTCCTGAAAGTGACCCCCTGAAGGACTACAACAATTATGGTTGCTACTGTGGCCTGGGAGGCAGCGGCACCCCTGTGGATGAGCTTGACCA GTGCTGTCAGATACATGACCGGTGCTATGAGGCTGCCAAAAAACTGGACAGCTGCAAGTTCCTCCTGGATAACCCCTACACTAAGATTTATTCCTACAGCTGCTCTGGCAATGATATCACCTGCTCAA gcaaaaataatgaatgtaaagCCTTCATCTGCAATTGTGACCGCAATGCTGCCATCTGCTTTTCCAAGGCCCCATACAATTCAGAAAATAAGGACCTGGACACTAAGAAACACTGCTAG
- the SIRT4 gene encoding NAD-dependent protein lipoamidase sirtuin-4, mitochondrial isoform X2 produces MRMSPLCSFTRRLPHPRGSHTAVSTFIPPCPPLDPEKVKELQRFILLSKRLLVMTGAGVSTESGIPDYRSEKVGLYARTDRRPIQHVDFVRSAKIRQRYWARNFVGWPQFSSHQPNAAHLTLSSWERLGKLYWLVTQNVDALHTKAGSRRLTELHGCMHRVLCLHCGVQTPRQALQDRFEALNATWEAKAHGVAPDGDVFLTEDQVRSFQVPSCAKCGGPLKPDVVFFGDTVNHDKVDFVHMRVKEADAILVVYSGYKFILAAHEEKLPIAILNIGPTRSDQFACLKLDFRCAELLPLITPQ; encoded by the exons ATGAGAATGAGCCCTCTGTGTAGTTTCACCCGTCGCCTCCCGCACCCCCGGGGCTCCCACACAGCAGTGAGCACCTTCATACCACCGTGTCCTCCCCTGGACCCGGAGAAAGTCAAGGAGCTGCAGCGCTTCATCTTGCTTTCCAAAAGGCTCCTGGTAATGACGGGAGCTGGAGTCTCCACCGAGTCAGGCATCCCCGACTACAGGTCCGAAAAAGTGGGGCTCTATGCCCGGACAGACCGGCGCCCCATCCAACACGTGGACTTTGTCCGAAGTGCTAAAATCCGCCAGCGCTACTGGGCCAGAAATTTCGTCGGGTGGCCTCAGTTCTCGTCTCATCAGCCTAACGCGGCACATCTGACTCTGAGCAGCTGGGAGAGACTCGGGAAGCTCTACTGGCTTGTGACCCAAAATGTGGATGCTCTGCACACCAAGGCGGGGAGTCGGCGCCTGACGGAGCTCCATGGCTGCATGCACAG GGTTCTTTGTTTGCATTGTGGAGTGCAGACTCCCCGGCAGGCCCTGCAGGACCGATTTGAAGCCCTGAACGCCACTTGGGAAGCCAAGGCCCACGGCGTGGCCCCCGACGGCGACGTCTTCCTGACCGAAGACCAGGTACGAAGCTTCCAAGTTCCATCCTGCGCCAAGTGTGGTGGTCCTCTGAAACCGGATGTTGTTTTCTTTGGGGACACGGTGAATCATGATAAGGTGGACTTCGTGCACATGCGTGTGAAGGAAGCCGACGCTATTCTGGTG GTGTACTCTGGCTACAAGTTCATTCTCGCAGCCCATGAGGAGAAACTCCCCATTGCAATACTGAACATCGGGCCCACGAGGTCAGACCAGTTCGCCTGCCTGAAGCTGGATTTCCGATGCGCAGAGCTCCTGCCTTTAATCACCCCTCAGTGA
- the SIRT4 gene encoding NAD-dependent protein lipoamidase sirtuin-4, mitochondrial isoform X3 produces the protein MRMSPLCSFTRRLPHPRGSHTAVSTFIPPCPPLDPEKVKELQRFILLSKRLLVMTGAGVSTESGIPDYRSEKVGLYARTDRRPIQHVDFVRSAKIRQRYWARNFVGWPQFSSHQPNAAHLTLSSWERLGKLYWLVTQNVDALHTKAGSRRLTELHGCMHRVLCLHCGVQTPRQALQDRFEALNATWEAKAHGVAPDGDVFLTEDQVRSFQVPSCAKCGGPLKPDVVFFGDTVNHDKVDFVHMRVKEADAILVVGSSLQLAG, from the exons ATGAGAATGAGCCCTCTGTGTAGTTTCACCCGTCGCCTCCCGCACCCCCGGGGCTCCCACACAGCAGTGAGCACCTTCATACCACCGTGTCCTCCCCTGGACCCGGAGAAAGTCAAGGAGCTGCAGCGCTTCATCTTGCTTTCCAAAAGGCTCCTGGTAATGACGGGAGCTGGAGTCTCCACCGAGTCAGGCATCCCCGACTACAGGTCCGAAAAAGTGGGGCTCTATGCCCGGACAGACCGGCGCCCCATCCAACACGTGGACTTTGTCCGAAGTGCTAAAATCCGCCAGCGCTACTGGGCCAGAAATTTCGTCGGGTGGCCTCAGTTCTCGTCTCATCAGCCTAACGCGGCACATCTGACTCTGAGCAGCTGGGAGAGACTCGGGAAGCTCTACTGGCTTGTGACCCAAAATGTGGATGCTCTGCACACCAAGGCGGGGAGTCGGCGCCTGACGGAGCTCCATGGCTGCATGCACAG GGTTCTTTGTTTGCATTGTGGAGTGCAGACTCCCCGGCAGGCCCTGCAGGACCGATTTGAAGCCCTGAACGCCACTTGGGAAGCCAAGGCCCACGGCGTGGCCCCCGACGGCGACGTCTTCCTGACCGAAGACCAGGTACGAAGCTTCCAAGTTCCATCCTGCGCCAAGTGTGGTGGTCCTCTGAAACCGGATGTTGTTTTCTTTGGGGACACGGTGAATCATGATAAGGTGGACTTCGTGCACATGCGTGTGAAGGAAGCCGACGCTATTCTGGTGGTAGGATCTTCCTTGCAG CTAGCTGGATGA
- the SIRT4 gene encoding NAD-dependent protein lipoamidase sirtuin-4, mitochondrial isoform X1 — protein sequence MRMSPLCSFTRRLPHPRGSHTAVSTFIPPCPPLDPEKVKELQRFILLSKRLLVMTGAGVSTESGIPDYRSEKVGLYARTDRRPIQHVDFVRSAKIRQRYWARNFVGWPQFSSHQPNAAHLTLSSWERLGKLYWLVTQNVDALHTKAGSRRLTELHGCMHRVLCLHCGVQTPRQALQDRFEALNATWEAKAHGVAPDGDVFLTEDQVRSFQVPSCAKCGGPLKPDVVFFGDTVNHDKVDFVHMRVKEADAILVVGSSLQVYSGYKFILAAHEEKLPIAILNIGPTRSDQFACLKLDFRCAELLPLITPQ from the exons ATGAGAATGAGCCCTCTGTGTAGTTTCACCCGTCGCCTCCCGCACCCCCGGGGCTCCCACACAGCAGTGAGCACCTTCATACCACCGTGTCCTCCCCTGGACCCGGAGAAAGTCAAGGAGCTGCAGCGCTTCATCTTGCTTTCCAAAAGGCTCCTGGTAATGACGGGAGCTGGAGTCTCCACCGAGTCAGGCATCCCCGACTACAGGTCCGAAAAAGTGGGGCTCTATGCCCGGACAGACCGGCGCCCCATCCAACACGTGGACTTTGTCCGAAGTGCTAAAATCCGCCAGCGCTACTGGGCCAGAAATTTCGTCGGGTGGCCTCAGTTCTCGTCTCATCAGCCTAACGCGGCACATCTGACTCTGAGCAGCTGGGAGAGACTCGGGAAGCTCTACTGGCTTGTGACCCAAAATGTGGATGCTCTGCACACCAAGGCGGGGAGTCGGCGCCTGACGGAGCTCCATGGCTGCATGCACAG GGTTCTTTGTTTGCATTGTGGAGTGCAGACTCCCCGGCAGGCCCTGCAGGACCGATTTGAAGCCCTGAACGCCACTTGGGAAGCCAAGGCCCACGGCGTGGCCCCCGACGGCGACGTCTTCCTGACCGAAGACCAGGTACGAAGCTTCCAAGTTCCATCCTGCGCCAAGTGTGGTGGTCCTCTGAAACCGGATGTTGTTTTCTTTGGGGACACGGTGAATCATGATAAGGTGGACTTCGTGCACATGCGTGTGAAGGAAGCCGACGCTATTCTGGTGGTAGGATCTTCCTTGCAG GTGTACTCTGGCTACAAGTTCATTCTCGCAGCCCATGAGGAGAAACTCCCCATTGCAATACTGAACATCGGGCCCACGAGGTCAGACCAGTTCGCCTGCCTGAAGCTGGATTTCCGATGCGCAGAGCTCCTGCCTTTAATCACCCCTCAGTGA